AGGCGTTGCGGTTCGTCGCCATGTCCATGACGCCCAGGAGCTTCGTCTCGGTCTCCTCGACCTGCTTGTCGCCCTCGCGGGCGAGGAGGATGAGGCCCGCGCAGGTCCCGAACACGGGGAAGTCCTCGTCGAGGATGCGCCCGAGGAGGAGGTCGTGCAGGTCGAAGGCGCGAAGGAGCTTCGAGATCGTGGTGCTCTCGCCGCCGGGAAGCGCGAGGCCGTCAACCTTGGCGAGGTCGTCGCGCGAACGCAGGGCGAAGGCGCGGCCGCCGCCCGCGCGGTCGGCGAGGACGCGGTTGAAGGCCTCCACGTGCTCCGAGACCGCCCCTTGCAGGCCCAGGACGCCGATGTTCACGCGCGCCCATTGCGCCCCCCCGGGATAAGCTTGTCACCGCCCCCGTCAGGATGACGATTTTCCCGCGGGCCACGCCGTGGCGGACACAACGTATATCCCCACCGAAATCTCTCGGAAGCGCCGGGAGGAGAGAACCTTTGCAGACCCGCACGTGTTCGCGCTGCCGCCAGACGAAGACCATCCGCGGCGTCTGGTACCTCCTCACGCGCGAAAGCGGTCCCGGCACGCTCTTCGTGTGCGAGACCTGCTTCCGCCTGCGCGCCCCGGCCGACGTCGCGATCCAGCAGGCTTGATGACCCCTCGCGGCGCTCGCGCCGCGTGGCCTCCCTCGCCGTCGACGCCCTCGGCGTCATCGGGCTCGTCGCGCTCCTCGGCGCCTTCATCGCGAACACCGCGGGCAAGCTCGCCGCGACCTCCGACCGCTACCTCCTCCTCAACATCCTCGGAAGCGGCATCCTCACCGTCTACAGCGTCCTCATCGCCGCGTGGGTCTTCTTCCCCCTCGAGCTCGTCTGGACCGCCGTCGCCGCGTGGCAGCTCTACCGCAAGCGCGTGCGGCCCGTCGCCGGCGTCGTCTGACATGGACGCTCTGAAGCTCGCGGTTCCGGGCGTACGGTTGCCGGGACCGGGCGCCGGGTCCCGGGAGCCGGGCGTCGGGACCGGGACCGGGATCCGGGTGCCGGGACCGGGATTCGGGCGCCGGACGTCGGGACCGGGCGTCGGGACCGGGTCCGGGACCGGGACCGCAGCGGGTGTTCGCGCCCGGGTTCAGAAGGTTGACCGTCGCGAGAGGCGGCCCACGCGCGCCCCCACACGCGCACGCGAAAGGCCGAAACACTCGCACCGTTCGAGAAAGAAACGCGGGTCTCGGCGGGGGTCCAGGGGCGGAGCCCCTGGTCCACGGGAGGAGTCCAGAGGAGGGGGCGGATAGCCCCCTCCTCTGGCACGGAGTCGCATGGGCCCGCAGGCCCATGCGACGGAGTGCCCGCTGTAAAGCCCCGAACCCGTCGCGCCCCCGCAGGGGCGCGACTGGCCAGGCCCTCACCAACCGCGGTTCGCGAGCTGCTCGTTCGCGGGGATCGTGTCGATGCTCACGCCGCGCATGGCGTCGCCGAGGCCCTTCGAGACCTCCGCGATGACCTTCGGGTCGTCGTAGTGGGTGGTCGCCTCGACGATGGCCTTCGCGCGGGCCGCGGGGTCGCTGCTCTTGAAGATGCCCGACCCGACGAATACGCCGTCGTTGCCGAGCTGCATCATGAGGGCCGCGTCGGCGGGCGTGGCGATGCCGCCCGCCGCGAAGTCGACGACGGGGAGGCGGTTCTTCGCCTTGATCTCGAGGAGGACCTCGGTGAGGCCCTTCACGACCTCGTCGACGGTGAGGTCCGCGAAGAGGATCTCCTTGCCCGCGAGGGACTCCTGGATGCCCTGCTGCGCGCGGACCGCGCCGGGGAGGTTGTGGTAGCTTGCCGCGTACTGGCGCGCTACGTGGTGGATCTCGTTCGAGCCCATCGACTGGAGCGCCCCGATCGCGCGCTGGATCGTGCGGCGGTGGCGGACGGCCTCGACCACGTTGCCCGTGCCGGCCTCGCCCTTCGTGCGGATCATCGCGACGCCCTCGAAGATGCGGCGCACGGCCTCGCCGAGGTCGCGCGCGCCGCAGACGAAGGGCACCGTGAAGTCCTTCTTGTAGATGTGGTAGTAGGGGTCCGCGGGCGTGAGCACCTCGCTCTCGTCGATCATGTCGACGCCGAGCGACTGGAGGACCTGCGCCTCGACGAAGTGGCCGATCCTGGCCTTCGCCATGACGGGGATCGTGACCGCGTCGATGATCTCCGTGATCACCTTCGGGTTCGACATGCGCGCGACGCCGCCCTGCGCGCGGATGTCGGACGGGACGCGCTCGAGCGCCATGACGGCGACGGCGCCCGCCTCCTCGGCGATCGCCGCCTGCTCCGCGTTCGTGACGTCCATGACGACGCCGCCCTTCTGCATCCGCGCGAAGCCGCGCTTGACGAGCGTCGTGCCGTGGCGGAGATCGTCGAGGTGGACGGTGCGGGTCATGGCGTTTCCCAGCTTTTGTGAAACCCGGAACGCTATTTGAAGCATTCCCCGGCCCAGAAGGGTCGGGACCGCGGAATCGCGATCGGCGCGCCGCCCGCGAGGCGGCGTCGCGCGTCGGCCGGGGCCGGGGACGCCGAGGGTCCTCGACGAGGCGGCGCGCTCTCGCGACAGGCTTTAGCCCGCCGGGTCGGATGCCCGGACGTGATCCGCGCCGTCCTCTTCGACCTCGTCGGCACGCTCCTCGACGAAGGGTCGGACTACGACGCGCTCGACGCCGTCATGGCGCGCGTCATCGAGCGGTTCGGGTTCGCGGAGAAGCCGGGCGACCTTTCCGGCGCGTTCGCGGTCGCGCTCATGGACCGCATCGCGGCGGAGCCGCACCTTGCGGAGCCGGCCGCGTTCCAGAGCTTCGAGTCCGCCGCGAAGGACATCTTCGCGGACCTCGTCCGCGCGCGCGGGTTCGTGCCCGCAAGCTCGGACGTGGCGTGGTTCTGGGACGCCTACGTCGAGCTCCAGCGCCAGATCTGGAGGCTCTAT
This sequence is a window from Candidatus Thermoplasmatota archaeon. Protein-coding genes within it:
- the pdxS gene encoding pyridoxal 5'-phosphate synthase lyase subunit PdxS, translating into MTRTVHLDDLRHGTTLVKRGFARMQKGGVVMDVTNAEQAAIAEEAGAVAVMALERVPSDIRAQGGVARMSNPKVITEIIDAVTIPVMAKARIGHFVEAQVLQSLGVDMIDESEVLTPADPYYHIYKKDFTVPFVCGARDLGEAVRRIFEGVAMIRTKGEAGTGNVVEAVRHRRTIQRAIGALQSMGSNEIHHVARQYAASYHNLPGAVRAQQGIQESLAGKEILFADLTVDEVVKGLTEVLLEIKAKNRLPVVDFAAGGIATPADAALMMQLGNDGVFVGSGIFKSSDPAARAKAIVEATTHYDDPKVIAEVSKGLGDAMRGVSIDTIPANEQLANRGW
- the pdxT gene encoding pyridoxal 5'-phosphate synthase glutaminase subunit PdxT — translated: MNIGVLGLQGAVSEHVEAFNRVLADRAGGGRAFALRSRDDLAKVDGLALPGGESTTISKLLRAFDLHDLLLGRILDEDFPVFGTCAGLILLAREGDKQVEETETKLLGVMDMATNRNAFGRQRESFEADLDVAGVGPFHAVFIRAPAILRTWGACKPLATLPLAEALPGVGRAPIVAAREGNRWALAFHPELTDDLRLHAAFVDTVESWKRR